The following is a genomic window from Rhodoferax sp. PAMC 29310.
CATACACCAGCGTGACTGGTGCTGACGGGTCATTGACCTGAATCGGCAGGCTGCGCGCAATGTTGTGGCAAAACGTGGCGACCGCCGAGTTGTAATTGGGCTTGCACCACTTTCCAAACACATTGGGCAGCCGAAAAACATGCACCGCTGCACCGGTGGCAGCACCGTAGTCGCGCACTGCGCCTTCAGCGGCCAGCTTGCTGCGGCCGTAAGGGTTGTCTTGCATGGCCTGCATTGACGAGGCTAGCAGCATGGGCACACGGTTTTTTGCTGCGGTCAAGGCTTCACAAACGGTGTGGGTTAGCCCAGCATTGCCCGTAACAAATTCGGCCGGGTCTTGCGGGCGGTTGATCCCCGCCAGATGAAACACAAAACTGGCTGCTGCCAGCGCCTGCTGCATAGCTTGCTGTGGCGTAGCGCGGGTGATACCTACGACATCCGCGTGGCCCAATTCGGCCAAGCGCAGTTGCAAGTTTTTGCCGATAAAACCATCGGCTCCGGTAATAACAATTGGCATGGTGAATCAGGTTTTTGTTATGGCGGGTAAAGCGGTTATTGCGCCGTCAACGCTTGCACATCAGCAATAAGGCTTGCCGCCAATGCGCAAAGCTCGGTGATGGTCGATTCCTCAACCTCAAGGTAACCCTCATATTCCGCCAAATTCCTTTTCTGATGCGCAGCATCCAGTACACGCCAGCGGTTTGGCGGCCAAGCTATGGTGTGGGCAAGGCATTGAAAGACCGTGTACCGGTTCTCACTGCGGTAACCATGCCAGCGCAAGGCCGCCAAAGCTGCGGCATGGGCGGCGTTATATGCACTGGTAAAACGGCCTTCCAGAGAAAGACTGCCCAACTGTGCGTCAGCCAAGCGCGTGCGGGCCATTTTCAACATGCGGCCAAGCTCAAGCACATTGCGTGGCTCAGCCTTTAATTGACCAATACGGACAAGGTTATCCAGCGCGGGCACACTCATGCGCATCTCCTATCAAGGCAAGCGTCGGCTGCGACAACACGCGGTTGACAAACGAATCGGGCTCTGCGCAACGTCGCTCAAACTCTTCGGGTGAGTAACAGCTTGGATTTATTTTTCGACCTAGCTGCGCCTCTGCCGGCGCTAGGCAAGCCAATACATCGCCCAGCAACAGATTGGTTCCCACAATCATGACATCTATATCGCTTCGTGCGGTATCTGTTTGTTTGGCTACCGAGCCATAGACCCACGCGCCTTGCAGATCGGGCATCAAGGGCGACAGGGCATCCTGCAAAATCGGAACCGTGCCTAGCGTCTTGCGCGTCAGCGCCACCAATTCAGCAAAAACAGGCGCTTGGGGGTTGGCCTGAAAACGACGCAAATTTCCAACCGACGTGGAATCAACCAGCCCCCCAGCGGCCAAACGATTGAGTTCCCGTTGCAAAGAAGCACTGCCCAGGCCCGTGAGTCGGCGCAACTCGTTCAGATGAAAAGCCCGCTCCGGCTGACCAAACAGCCAAATAAAAAGCCGCGACTGACTGTCGGTAAAAAGCGCAGAAATAATAGACATGCCAAATATTAGCATGATCAAGCCAATTATTGGCACAAAACGACTCAATCCTCTGCCAAAGCGTGCTCGCCACGCGCTATGCGTTGCATGAAATCCAGCTTCAGCAGCAGCGTTTTCATGCCCGCCACATCCAGGCGCGTGGTGTTGTGCGAGTTGTAGTCTTCGCCATGTGTGCTTTGAGTCATACGTTGCTCGCCTTGTTCTACGAATTTTGCATAGTTCAAGTCCCGGGCATCAGGCGGCACGCGGAAGTAGTCGCCCATGTCTTGGGCACACGCCATTTCTTCACGGCCGAGCAAGGCCTCGTAAAGTTTTTCACCGTGACGGGTGCCAATGCTGCGCACTTCGTGATCGGGTTTGCCCATCAACTCCAAAATTGCTTGAGTCAGCACGGCCACAGTCGCGGCCGGGGCTTTTTGCACAAAAATATCGCCATTGTTGCCATGCTCAAACCCATACAACACCAAGTCAACCGCGTCGGCCAGTGTCATCATGAACCGCGTCATGGAGGGATCTGTCACCGTAATGGGCTTGCCGGCCAGAACTTGCGACACAAACAGGGGAATCACCGAGCCACGTGAAGCCATAACGTTGCCGTATCGGGTGCCACAAATAACGGTGTTGGTGTCTTCAAGGTTGCGGCTGGCGGCCACCATGACTTTTTCCATCATGGCCTTGCTGATTCCCATGGCATTGATGGGGTACACCGCCTTGTCAGTACTGAGGCACACCACGCGCTTTACGCCAGCCGCAATAGCGGCCTCCAGCACATTCTCAGTGCCTAAGACGTTGGTACGCACCGCCTCCATGGGGTGAAACTCGCACGAAGGTACCTGCTTGAGCGCCGCAGCGTGAAACACATAATCCACCCCCCGCAGGGCTGCTGCCACACCACGAGAATCACGCACATCACCAATATAGAACTTGAGCTTGGGATGGTTGTAGCGCTTGCGCATGTCATCCTGCTTTTTTTCGTCGCGGCTGAAGATGCGGATTTCAGCAATGTCAGTTTCTAGGAAACGCTTAAGAACAGCATTTCCAAAGGAGCCAGTACCACCGCTAATTAAAAGCGTTTTTCTATTAAACATTTCCGTACTTTAAAAAGGCATCAGATCGCATCTTGAGTGAATAATCATTAATCATATTTTTCAAGTAATCATTGTTTACTCGATAATCTAAATAAAGTAAATAAAATTCATTAATTTCATTTGTGTTTCCACGATCTATAACTAAAGGATCGAGAATGACACCATTCTCTCCAATGACATCACTCAGTCCACCCCTATTGGAGTGAATCACCACCATCCCCGAAAAAAATGCCTCAGCAGCAGCAACACCAAATCCCTCGTGTTCAGAGATTTGAAGATACACATGCCCACTCGAAAATCGTTTGTTTTTCTCTTCCTCGGAGATTGGTCCTAATAATTTTACATAGGGATTTAGGTTAATTTTATTTATTAAATCTTCAAGATATCTCTTTCCAGGGCCATTGCTTCCCGCAATATCAAGCGTGGCATCAACCCCAATTTGTCGTAGTAAGCCGACAAGCTTTATCGCCCTATCGACGCCCTTACGCTTTACGTTCGATATCGACCCCATCCAGCACAACGTAAAAGCTGAAAACTGATTTGATTTATGCGGATTAAAAGGTCGTATTACAGGTGCCGGAATAACGACATGATTAACAAAAACAATTTTATCTTCAAGCCAAAAAATACCAAAACATAACTTCTTGAAATTTACCAAATCGTCTGAGCAAGATAACAAAATCTTATTTGCGAAAAGCAAGCATAAGAACGCAATAACTCGTCGATTGAAAAGTCGATAACCTTGCAGAAGAGCCGGTGAAATCTGATCCGCACCACCCGTCAGAAGAACCCGCGAACCGATTAATCTCCCCAGAATCGCCACCACTAAAGATTTGCTGTAAAAATAACCAACAATAATATATGGCCTAAAACAAAAAACTTGTATTAACGAGTTTGTTGCTAGCACCTTAGCGCCGTTTAGTCGTAAGGCGGAAATATCATCACGATAAAAACCTACGCGCTCAAATAAATTAACGTCATCAATAGATGAATATAAACAATATTTCATATTTATCAGTTTTTTAGCGATGATTTTAGAGACTTAAGAGTCATGAAAAATCTTTCTAAATCACGACTAATAATACTTTTAACAAGATGTCGAACATATACCAAAAAAACACCATATAACGGAAGTGAGTAATTTTTACGAATCCATCGTATTTGAGATTCAAGATGCCACGAAAATCTTGTAACTCTCATCTCATTACTACTCGTGCCAGCCACATGAAAAACTATCGCCTCCGGTGCAATAGCAAGTCGAAACCCAGCTTGTCGAATTCGATGACAAAGATCGGCGTCTTCCCAATACATAAAAAACTCAGAATCAAACAGGCCAACCTGCCTCACCGCCGGCACCGACAACAAAATTGAGGCGCCAGTTAACCAGGCATAGGTGGCCTCATTCACTTCCACTTCGAGCATCGTGTAGCGACATGTAAAAGTTAGCGGATGCATCACTGTGCCGGCGTGGTCTACCACGACTCGATTTGGGTCACAAATACGCGCCCCAACCGCACCAACTTTTAAATCCGCTTGGGCGCACGCCAATAGAAACTCCAAACATTGCTCATGAAGTTTGGCGTCATTGTTGACCAACCACACATAGTCAACGCCTTCTGCAAGCGCACGCTCAATACCTGAATTACACCCGACACCAAAACCCGCATTTTTTTCATTACAGACCACTAATGCATCTGGCAACGATGCCTTCAATAACTCTGCCGAACCATCTCCACTGCCGTTATCAACCACGATCACCTTTACACAACGCAGTGTCTGGCGAGCTAAGGCTTGAACAGCCTCAACCGTTAACTCGGGCTGCCGCCAGTTGACCAGTACAGCTGCGACACGCACCTGGCCAATGCGGGGAGCTTCATGGTCGGCATTCAAGTCGAATCTCCTCTCCTGATTTTCGGCCCGAAAACAGGGAGAAAAACCACCCCACCCATGCAGCCAGCTCAATTTCAATTCGTGGAGCACCGTGTGGGTTTAATCCAAGCGCCAATCGTAAACTCTGCGCCAAAATTGTTCCTGAGCGTGCGGTGGTTGTCGCCCAGACGCGCGTAAAGCCAGCATCCCTAGCCAGTTTTTCCAATGAATCCGGTGAATATACAAACAAATGCCGCGGTGGCTCCAGGCCGCGCCAATTAGATGTAAACAAACGATGACCCAACGATGATGCATTTGGCGTCGTGAGAACCATGCGGCCGTCTGACTTCAAGATCCTGAAACACTCTTTAAAATATCCTGCCGGATCGGGCAAATGCTCTATGACATGACTGGCCACAACGGCATCAAAACTATTCGGATCAAAGTCGCAGTCTTCTAACGAACCTAAATGGGCCTCAAGCCCTAGCTTTCTAGCAAGCTCAACACTTACCCCGTCAAACTCGACCCCGACAACATTCCAGCCAAGCCTTCGCAGGCGATCTAGCGTTGCGCCATTGCCAAAACCCACTTCAAGAAGTTTCCCGTTTTGCACACGATCCAACCAATACACCCGCGCGGCTGCGTCGTCCCGTAGTGTTGGTGTGAATTGGATGATCCATCGTCCTATTTTCCCAGCAAGGGTTGGGCAACTAGCATAGCCAAACTTGGCCGCCAAATAGGTATTCACCGCTTGGGTAAAAAGACGTTTGGCGAGGCCTCCGGCAGGCTCTGCAGCATGCGTGTGGTACTGCTCATAGAAGGTTGGAAGTAAGTCAGGCAGCGGAGATGGATCCAACCAATGAAGACCACAGCCGTTACGCGAGCAACGCACCATACGCCAAGCACCTTTGATTGCAAAAAGGTGATCTTCAAGCCCCTCATAGCAAAGCAACCCTTTTGCACCACAAGCCGCGCACTTCAATTTCGGCGTATAGCCCGCAGGGAAAATGGCGCCTCTACTCATTTCACCCCTCGCATTTGACGAAAACGCCGCCAACCCAAAATACCTATCTTTCCGGCAAGCCCATAGACAAGATCTCTTCTGCACAATACACGCCGGCAACGATAAAGATGGATGATTCTTGAGAAAATAGAGTGATCATCAATGGCGCCCATGAATTTATAAAAATCTGCTTTGAAAGCAAGCGATTCCAATAAATATAATTTATCTTTTCTTTCAATTTTTTCTAAGGAATCTTTCCACCAAAGAATATTGGCAAGACGTATTTTTTGATTTTTTTTGAATTGCTGAAAATACAATTCATCAGAACTCATGTTTCGCTGCCAGCTACTCATTGATTTTTCATGGACTCTGTATTTATAGGTTTTCTCTGACGATATCAGAAAACCACCTAAAAGCATTCCACGAAAGCCCATTTGATCATCTTCGTTTGGAATGTCAAAACGCAGTTTTCCAAAGACATCAAACAAAACTTTACGCCATGCACTCCCGTACGGCGGCGCAGGCGGAAAACCTAGCTTAATGGCAAGAAACGGGTCTGTATAAATTTTATCTTGACAATTGATTGTTTTGATTAGTTCCCCCGTCTCATCAATAACATACCCGGCCGTTACACTATGATTTACATCCGGATGACTCAGAAAAATTTGTTCCGCAACTGCGCACCGATTTGGCAATGAAACATCATCGCCCGCCAATGGGATAATGACATCCGAAGTAATTACATTAATGCCACCTTGCAAATTTTCATTGAGTCCTTTGTTATTTTCAGAAAAAATTATTTTCCATTTTCGTTCTAGATTGTGCTGAGCCACATAGGCCAGTATTAAATCCTGGGTTCTGTCTTTTGAACCATCATCTGCAATCACAACCTCATCAGGTGTTCGCGTCTGCAGGCGTATGCCATCAAGGGCTTCTAGGATGAATTTTTCTTGATTAAATGTAATTAATATAATAGCAATTTTCATGGTTTATTGATTATCCCCATTTTCGTTGTAATCCGGTTTGCCAGCGCCCCCAGTCGACCGACTCGACCACTCAGATTGATGATTTTTGAAATTCTTCCAAACGAATAAACGGCAAAGAGCATGGAACCCACCAACGACGCCAAAGGTCCAAACCAGAATTTAACGCTAATGATAAAAACCAATATACAAATACAAAATATGCTGACCAGCAGCGTTGCCACTTGCGAGGTCCACAAGAATCCGATTCGTCGATTCGCCAGCATGAACACTATAGGCAAATAAACCATGTAAGAGATTAAAAATGCGATGCCTGTTGCTTGCAGTCCGATCACTGAGGTAAAGACAGCAATCAGCCCACCCATCAAAATCAAAACCAATGATTCTGTCCAAAAGAACGTCGCCCCTGCGCCGGCCGCGACAATCACAAAGCCCAATGGCCAACTCGCCACCTTAAGTACATCGCCTAACACCTGCCAGCGCAACACGGCTACAGCGGGGGAAAAGTCTGACGAATACAAAAGTTGAATCACCCAAGGAGCCACGCCAATCACGGCGATGAATATAGGCGCGCTGAGCAACAGCGATATTTCTGTTTGTTCATTAACCAAGCGGGTTGCTGCCAATTTGTCAGCCATCACACCCGCCAAGCGGGGGTAATAGTCAGCACCCATGGCCGCCAAAACAAATCCGATGTACTGCATTGATATGGTCCAGGCCGCTTGAAAGTGACCTAACGACTCTGCTCCCAACGTTTGCCCCACCTCCACACGCATCCATAGTTGAACCAATGACCCCACCAACCCAGCCCCCATAAAAGGGACCCCCAGACGCAAGAAAGTTCGCCACTGCTGCGCCACCGCGTCAAAGGAAACAGACTCAACGGTCACTTTGGGCACACGCCCTACAAACCAGTATCCCAGTACAAAATTGACCAACGGACCGGCCACCACAAAGGCAAGCAGCCCGGCCTGCTTCCACTGCCAAAGCACGGCCATACCGAGTACAGTGTTCAACACGGCCCCCAACACACTTAGTAGGGCCATGTCGCCCATGCGGCGCATGCCTTGCAGCAATGCCGTCTGCAATGACGCTGCCACCGATAAAGCAACCCCGAGGGCCAACCAGCCGACATCGCCGGCGTAACTCACCCCACCCAAGACCTTAATCGCCAACACCTCGCGCAAAGACCACACCGCCAACGCCCCTGCACCCGCCAATATCCAGACACCCAAAGAGAGGGACCGCCGCACCACAGCAAGCGTTTGTGCATCTTCTTTGCTCAAGGCCTCTGCAACCTGACGCGTAGCGACTGTCCCGACACCCATAGAGGCCA
Proteins encoded in this region:
- a CDS encoding transcriptional regulator — translated: MSIISALFTDSQSRLFIWLFGQPERAFHLNELRRLTGLGSASLQRELNRLAAGGLVDSTSVGNLRRFQANPQAPVFAELVALTRKTLGTVPILQDALSPLMPDLQGAWVYGSVAKQTDTARSDIDVMIVGTNLLLGDVLACLAPAEAQLGRKINPSCYSPEEFERRCAEPDSFVNRVLSQPTLALIGDAHECARAG
- a CDS encoding polysaccharide biosynthesis protein, yielding MFNRKTLLISGGTGSFGNAVLKRFLETDIAEIRIFSRDEKKQDDMRKRYNHPKLKFYIGDVRDSRGVAAALRGVDYVFHAAALKQVPSCEFHPMEAVRTNVLGTENVLEAAIAAGVKRVVCLSTDKAVYPINAMGISKAMMEKVMVAASRNLEDTNTVICGTRYGNVMASRGSVIPLFVSQVLAGKPITVTDPSMTRFMMTLADAVDLVLYGFEHGNNGDIFVQKAPAATVAVLTQAILELMGKPDHEVRSIGTRHGEKLYEALLGREEMACAQDMGDYFRVPPDARDLNYAKFVEQGEQRMTQSTHGEDYNSHNTTRLDVAGMKTLLLKLDFMQRIARGEHALAED
- a CDS encoding glycosyltransferase family 4 protein; protein product: MKYCLYSSIDDVNLFERVGFYRDDISALRLNGAKVLATNSLIQVFCFRPYIIVGYFYSKSLVVAILGRLIGSRVLLTGGADQISPALLQGYRLFNRRVIAFLCLLFANKILLSCSDDLVNFKKLCFGIFWLEDKIVFVNHVVIPAPVIRPFNPHKSNQFSAFTLCWMGSISNVKRKGVDRAIKLVGLLRQIGVDATLDIAGSNGPGKRYLEDLINKINLNPYVKLLGPISEEEKNKRFSSGHVYLQISEHEGFGVAAAEAFFSGMVVIHSNRGGLSDVIGENGVILDPLVIDRGNTNEINEFYLLYLDYRVNNDYLKNMINDYSLKMRSDAFLKYGNV
- a CDS encoding glycosyltransferase family 2 protein, which translates into the protein MNADHEAPRIGQVRVAAVLVNWRQPELTVEAVQALARQTLRCVKVIVVDNGSGDGSAELLKASLPDALVVCNEKNAGFGVGCNSGIERALAEGVDYVWLVNNDAKLHEQCLEFLLACAQADLKVGAVGARICDPNRVVVDHAGTVMHPLTFTCRYTMLEVEVNEATYAWLTGASILLSVPAVRQVGLFDSEFFMYWEDADLCHRIRQAGFRLAIAPEAIVFHVAGTSSNEMRVTRFSWHLESQIRWIRKNYSLPLYGVFLVYVRHLVKSIISRDLERFFMTLKSLKSSLKN
- a CDS encoding bifunctional 2-polyprenyl-6-hydroxyphenol methylase/3-demethylubiquinol 3-O-methyltransferase UbiG, with amino-acid sequence MSRGAIFPAGYTPKLKCAACGAKGLLCYEGLEDHLFAIKGAWRMVRCSRNGCGLHWLDPSPLPDLLPTFYEQYHTHAAEPAGGLAKRLFTQAVNTYLAAKFGYASCPTLAGKIGRWIIQFTPTLRDDAAARVYWLDRVQNGKLLEVGFGNGATLDRLRRLGWNVVGVEFDGVSVELARKLGLEAHLGSLEDCDFDPNSFDAVVASHVIEHLPDPAGYFKECFRILKSDGRMVLTTPNASSLGHRLFTSNWRGLEPPRHLFVYSPDSLEKLARDAGFTRVWATTTARSGTILAQSLRLALGLNPHGAPRIEIELAAWVGWFFSLFSGRKSGEEIRLECRP
- a CDS encoding glycosyltransferase, encoding MKIAIILITFNQEKFILEALDGIRLQTRTPDEVVIADDGSKDRTQDLILAYVAQHNLERKWKIIFSENNKGLNENLQGGINVITSDVIIPLAGDDVSLPNRCAVAEQIFLSHPDVNHSVTAGYVIDETGELIKTINCQDKIYTDPFLAIKLGFPPAPPYGSAWRKVLFDVFGKLRFDIPNEDDQMGFRGMLLGGFLISSEKTYKYRVHEKSMSSWQRNMSSDELYFQQFKKNQKIRLANILWWKDSLEKIERKDKLYLLESLAFKADFYKFMGAIDDHSIFSRIIHLYRCRRVLCRRDLVYGLAGKIGILGWRRFRQMRGVK
- a CDS encoding O-antigen translocase, translated to MSEQAASYRRILKSSSIIGGASVINILIGLVRIKFVALWLGPAGIGLVSLYSVLLATASTLASMGVGTVATRQVAEALSKEDAQTLAVVRRSLSLGVWILAGAGALAVWSLREVLAIKVLGGVSYAGDVGWLALGVALSVAASLQTALLQGMRRMGDMALLSVLGAVLNTVLGMAVLWQWKQAGLLAFVVAGPLVNFVLGYWFVGRVPKVTVESVSFDAVAQQWRTFLRLGVPFMGAGLVGSLVQLWMRVEVGQTLGAESLGHFQAAWTISMQYIGFVLAAMGADYYPRLAGVMADKLAATRLVNEQTEISLLLSAPIFIAVIGVAPWVIQLLYSSDFSPAVAVLRWQVLGDVLKVASWPLGFVIVAAGAGATFFWTESLVLILMGGLIAVFTSVIGLQATGIAFLISYMVYLPIVFMLANRRIGFLWTSQVATLLVSIFCICILVFIISVKFWFGPLASLVGSMLFAVYSFGRISKIINLSGRVGRLGALANRITTKMGIINKP